Proteins from one Longimicrobium sp. genomic window:
- a CDS encoding endonuclease/exonuclease/phosphatase family protein, with protein MTAVLRWVVLGLGVVPVAGTALSFSRSPHWSVRMWDFPRLQLAVVAALSGAAYGMFFFDGHALEWLFVAALVVCLVYQGRKVFPYTPLARVQVQRSTRPKNDRTCFRLLISNVLMENEEHERLAQVVRDAKPDIALLVEVNDRWARALEPLAAEFPHVIRHPQENYYGLLLLSRFPLVGPRVDFLVQDDIPSVHTGFELPDGTVVLLHGLHPRPPEPVRDQDSTPRDAELVVVGRAIGESDEEPTVVAGDLNDVAWSRSSELFLRLSALLDPRVGRGLYNSYNAKNFLFRYPLDHVFHSGHFRLVSLERLPYVGSDHFPMLVELSYEPEAVRRQQPMPERPEDTEVAEEMLEEQAEAAATGDDRPGRE; from the coding sequence GCGCTCAGCTTCAGCCGCAGCCCTCACTGGTCCGTGCGGATGTGGGACTTTCCCCGCCTGCAGCTCGCGGTGGTCGCGGCGCTTTCGGGCGCTGCGTACGGCATGTTCTTCTTCGACGGACACGCCCTGGAGTGGCTCTTCGTGGCGGCGCTCGTCGTCTGCCTGGTGTACCAGGGCCGCAAGGTGTTTCCGTACACGCCGCTGGCGCGCGTGCAGGTGCAGCGCAGCACCCGGCCCAAGAACGACCGCACCTGCTTTCGGCTGCTGATCAGCAACGTGCTGATGGAGAACGAGGAGCACGAGCGCCTGGCGCAGGTGGTGCGCGATGCCAAGCCCGACATCGCCCTGCTGGTGGAGGTGAACGACCGGTGGGCGCGGGCGCTGGAGCCGCTGGCGGCGGAGTTTCCGCACGTGATCCGCCATCCGCAGGAAAACTACTACGGACTCCTCCTGCTTTCGCGCTTTCCGCTGGTGGGCCCGCGGGTGGACTTCCTGGTGCAGGACGACATTCCCTCCGTGCACACGGGGTTCGAGCTGCCCGACGGCACGGTGGTCCTTCTGCACGGCCTGCATCCCCGCCCGCCCGAGCCGGTGCGCGATCAGGATTCCACCCCGCGCGACGCCGAGCTCGTGGTGGTGGGGCGCGCCATCGGCGAATCGGACGAGGAGCCCACGGTGGTCGCGGGCGACCTGAACGACGTGGCGTGGTCGCGCAGCAGCGAACTGTTCCTGCGGCTGAGCGCGCTGCTGGACCCCCGCGTAGGGCGCGGGCTGTACAACAGCTACAACGCCAAGAACTTCCTTTTCCGCTACCCGCTGGACCACGTGTTCCACTCCGGCCACTTTCGCCTGGTGAGCCTGGAACGCCTGCCCTACGTGGGCTCCGACCACTTTCCCATGCTGGTAGAGCTGAGCTACGAGCCCGAGGCGGTCCGCCGCCAGCAGCCCATGCCCGAGCGCCCCGAAGACACGGAGGTCGCGGAGGAGATGCTGGAGGAGCAGGCCGAGGCGGCGGCCACGGGCGACGACCGGCCGGGGCGCGAATGA
- a CDS encoding DUF72 domain-containing protein codes for MIRVGTAGWTLPRGEQEHFPATGTHLQRYAARFSAAEINSSFYRPHRPSTYARWAESVPDGFLFSIKLPKTITHGQRLREADELLDAFLAEAGGLGDRLGCLLVQLPPSLEFDAAVAEPFFAALRARSSLAVSCEPRHPTWFGHEAADLLARFQVARVAADPARVPAAAEPGGWAELVYYRLHGSPRIYYSSYEPPYLDALAARLRVEAAAGRQVWCIFDNTASGAAAADALGLAARLE; via the coding sequence GTGATCCGCGTCGGCACCGCGGGATGGACGCTGCCGCGCGGCGAGCAGGAGCACTTTCCCGCCACGGGCACCCACCTCCAAAGATACGCCGCCCGCTTCTCCGCGGCGGAGATCAACTCCTCGTTCTACCGTCCGCACCGGCCATCCACCTACGCGCGGTGGGCGGAGAGCGTGCCGGACGGCTTCCTCTTTTCCATCAAGCTGCCGAAGACGATCACGCACGGGCAGCGGCTGCGGGAGGCGGACGAATTACTGGACGCGTTCCTGGCGGAAGCCGGCGGGCTGGGCGACCGCCTGGGATGCCTGCTGGTGCAGCTTCCGCCCAGCCTGGAGTTCGATGCCGCCGTCGCGGAGCCGTTCTTCGCCGCCCTGCGCGCCCGTTCCTCCCTCGCCGTCTCCTGCGAGCCGCGGCATCCCACCTGGTTCGGGCACGAGGCGGCGGACCTGCTCGCCCGCTTCCAGGTCGCCCGCGTGGCCGCCGATCCCGCGCGCGTCCCCGCCGCGGCCGAGCCGGGTGGATGGGCCGAGCTCGTCTACTATCGCCTGCACGGCTCGCCCCGCATCTACTACTCGTCGTACGAGCCGCCGTACCTGGATGCGCTTGCCGCCCGGCTGCGCGTGGAAGCGGCGGCCGGGCGGCAGGTTTGGTGCATCTTCGACAACACGGCCTCCGGCGCCGCGGCCGCGGACGCGCTGGGCCTGGCCGCACGCCTGGAGTAG
- a CDS encoding polysaccharide deacetylase family protein: MIVIRNLLLACTLALSACAPSMTLPARTARADACGAAVGQGGVPVLAWHGFAEHPGPQDGNLTESWARYDETLRFLADQGFRSIFPEDARSPGAGGGRQVILTFDDGRKEQLRAAEMLERHGFRGIFFIIPRRTRPDADAQFLNSDDVERLARAGHRVSAHGYEHRSLPTTGTEVAGSLVRSPDAIARHGGDDRLDFAFPFGHYTPEIADAIGGAYRHLHTVNPGYWDGRSPLLPRMLIMSDVDLSIFREYLLGGASYAPVLRPLTADGAVAGTATFVGQAPLPGDAQVFAVSADAEGRSYLTHPLGENLRVSGDTVTVDLAAHMGRYHGPGRGVISYAIVSRQCGGMRYLSPGIMHWIRDPALPLRPVPTPVRPDTLVPAS, encoded by the coding sequence ATGATCGTGATCCGGAACCTGCTCCTCGCCTGTACCCTGGCGCTCTCCGCGTGCGCTCCCTCGATGACGCTGCCGGCGCGGACAGCGCGCGCGGATGCGTGCGGCGCTGCCGTGGGGCAGGGCGGCGTGCCCGTGCTCGCCTGGCACGGGTTCGCGGAGCATCCCGGGCCACAGGATGGCAACCTGACGGAGTCGTGGGCACGATACGACGAGACGCTGCGCTTTCTGGCGGACCAGGGATTCCGCTCCATCTTTCCGGAAGATGCCCGGTCGCCGGGCGCCGGCGGCGGGCGGCAGGTGATCCTTACCTTCGACGACGGGCGCAAGGAACAGCTGCGGGCCGCCGAGATGCTTGAGCGCCACGGCTTCCGCGGCATCTTCTTCATCATTCCCCGCCGCACACGGCCGGACGCGGACGCGCAGTTCCTCAACTCCGACGATGTGGAGCGTCTGGCACGCGCCGGGCACCGCGTCTCGGCGCACGGCTACGAGCATCGCAGCCTGCCCACGACGGGAACGGAAGTCGCCGGCTCGCTCGTCCGCTCGCCCGACGCCATCGCGCGGCACGGGGGCGACGACAGGCTGGATTTCGCCTTTCCCTTCGGCCACTACACGCCAGAGATCGCAGATGCCATCGGCGGCGCGTACCGGCACCTGCACACCGTCAACCCCGGCTACTGGGACGGGCGCTCGCCGCTGCTGCCGCGCATGCTCATCATGAGCGACGTGGACCTGTCCATCTTCCGGGAGTACCTGCTGGGCGGCGCCTCGTACGCGCCCGTGCTGCGCCCGCTCACGGCGGACGGCGCGGTGGCGGGAACGGCGACGTTCGTGGGCCAGGCGCCGCTCCCGGGGGACGCGCAGGTGTTCGCCGTTTCAGCTGACGCCGAGGGGCGAAGCTACCTCACGCATCCGTTAGGGGAGAACCTGCGGGTGAGCGGCGATACGGTGACTGTGGACTTGGCCGCGCACATGGGCCGCTACCACGGGCCGGGACGCGGCGTGATCAGCTACGCCATCGTGAGCCGCCAGTGTGGGGGCATGCGCTACCTGTCGCCCGGCATCATGCACTGGATCCGCGACCCCGCGCTGCCTCTGCGGCCCGTTCCGACGCCCGTGCGCCCGGACACCCTCGTGCCAGCAAGCTGA